In the Campylobacter lari genome, TATAAAGGCGAGGATTTTTTAATGCTTTTAAAGCAAGAATTTCCCAAGCTAGAAAAGATTATCGTAGGTTATGATTTTAAATTTGGCAAAGAAAGAAAATGTAGCGCCAAAGACATACAAAGCCTTTGTGGTATAAACACCATCATTGTGGATGAGTTTAAAATTCAAAACAAAAGTGTGCATACAAGTATGATTAAAACCTTACTTAAAGAAGCTAAAGTCAAAGAAGCTAAAAATTTCCTAGGTAGGTTTTATATTATACAAGCAAATATCATCAAAGGCCAAGGTATAGGTGCTAAAGAGCTTTTTGCAACTTTAAATTTATATGCAAAAGACTTCTTTTTACCCAAAGATGGCGTATATGCGACTTTGGTAAAGATTGAAAATAAAAGCTATCATAGTGTAAGCTTTATAGGCATAAGATCTACTGATGAAAATTTTGCTCTAGAAACACATATTTTAGATGAAAATTTTACAAACACAAAAG is a window encoding:
- a CDS encoding bifunctional riboflavin kinase/FAD synthetase, with amino-acid sequence MLSFSTPIEKTKITNLAIGRFDGMHLGHFELFKHLDENGALFIITKEEKEALTPKDFRVNLVDFPMFFCDFYKIKDYKGEDFLMLLKQEFPKLEKIIVGYDFKFGKERKCSAKDIQSLCGINTIIVDEFKIQNKSVHTSMIKTLLKEAKVKEAKNFLGRFYIIQANIIKGQGIGAKELFATLNLYAKDFFLPKDGVYATLVKIENKSYHSVSFIGIRSTDENFALETHILDENFTNTKAISVELSFIDYIRDNEKFNDLVLLKAQISKDIKKAKEILGKLNER